The sequence GACTTGAGGGTGACTGCTGCCGGAGGGAGACGACACGGCGTGGTGATCAcagtgtcttcttcttcttcttcttcttcttcttcttctgtcttgttCGGCGCCGCACCTGTCACAGCGGCCCGGGGAAAGGAGGCGCGAGCTAGCTGTTttaagctctttttttttttaagttgaggaagcaactcaaggcaaaaacaaggaaaataaagaagagtccGCTCGCCGCTGCGCCTGTAAAGACATTTTGTGCTGCCTGAGGGCAAGTCCAGTGGAAACACGGAGCCCAGAGCAGCGAGCAGTAAAGAATCTCCTGCCAGGCGGTCCAGTCACTGAACGAGACACTTTAAGAACACGCTGGATATGCAGAACAGAACATCCAGCCTAaatgttgctcttttttttcagAGCAGAAGAAACAAATCAAAGGCAAAAAACATTAAGAAAATCAAAAGCCCGTAAAAAACAAAGTTcgaagaaacaaaagcaaaaaaatatgttGAAAACAAAAATGTCCGGAAAAAAGTCCCAAAAAAGACCAAAAAACATCCCTATATAAAAGCCGCGTGTGAATACAATAATCACCGCAAGTGTGCGTGTTTAAAGTTACTTCTGCAGAAGGAAAGAGCCTTTGCCAGTGTGTTGGACAACTCGAGGAGCTGTTTCAGGGACGGTTTTGTTTCCTGAGGAGAAGGGTCTTCAAGAATCAGAAGGCATCAATCGCAGGCGGCGGCCTTTTTGTTTGGAGCACCTCTGGGCACGGACACGCCCACCCTTCACTGCCAGAAGTCCTTGACCCGTCCGTGGCACCGTTCCGGGGATCACTGTCTTGAGGGAAGCAGTGACCGAAGAAGAAAGCCTCTGGAATGGCGCGGCGCACGTGACGCAACGCCCGGCAGAGTATATAAGGCCGCGCCGCGCCGGTCCACGCCACAACACAGCCGTTCAGCGTCCCTCCACCACCTGCAGGTCCACCACAATGACGTCCCTCCAGGTGAGCCGCCGCCGTCAGTAACTCTAGCCGCCGGCGGCGTCGCCCGCCATCGCATCTGTGACAAGTGTTTGTGGCCCTGACTGTACCCGCAACAGCTACATTCCCCCCTAACAGTGTTGTGTTTCAGGTCGTGCTCttcttcgccgccgccgccgccctggcCGCCGCCGCGCCGCGTCCTGACGGACCCCCCTCCTACGGGCCGCCGCCCCCACACTACAAGGAGCCCGGCATGCCCTTCGACTTCGCCTACGCCGTCAAGGACGACTACACCGGCAACGACTTCTCCCACGACGAGAGCAGCGACGGTCACGTGACCAAAGGCTCCTACCAGGTGCTGCTGCCCGACGGCCGCCGCCAAATCGTGACCTTCACCGCCGACCACGACGCCGGCTACATCGCCGACGTGGCCTACGAGGGCAAGGCCACCtaccccgccgccgcccccgcctacgggccccctgccccccctgcctACGGACCCCCCGCCTACGCCTAGGCCCTCCCGGCAGCTCCGCCGCCCCCTAATCCCGGCCAGTAAAttactgaccccccccccccgcggccACAATGCTCATGTAAATAAACAGTCAACATTACCACCCACCTGTTCCCTGACCCTCACCCCGTCCATAACACGACGAAGGCAAACACACTAGGGAAAAAAATTGACCAAATTTTGCCTTTCCTTCCGTTATTCCTTACAACGGAAGGTTATGGACAAGTTATGTTGTGCAGGCTACAACAACCGTATAGAGTGTCACCTCAGTAAGCTGTGTCCTGAAGCTGCAGATCATTTCAGGTCCAGCAGCAAACTGCACGCCAATATGACAGCCTGCACGCACCAGTCATGCTCCACTAAAGGACTTgcatctttctttcccctccagtCATGACAGTCACGGGGACGCAATTGACCTCCTCTGCCGCCCACGAGGCACACAACAGTTAATCATCATTCCTCTACAGTCATCGAGCGGCAGACAGGAGGACATCTCAGCTTGGTCAGGTCGCCGGTACTGAATGCCACGGACTCCAGAGTATGACGAGGCGGATGACACATTTTCTGTTGGTTGCGTTTGTGTGCTTAACCCGTACTCATTGAGGAAGgcgaagaaagaaagtaaaaaaaaaagatgaaagcgaTGAAAAACTGGATAAACAGATAAAATTATGGCAATACAAAATGACTTGAAAGACCTGGTGTAAGGTAAAAATAATAGACCTATCAAACACCAGGAGAAATTAAAGATAAACTCGTCCCTCGTGTTGTTGACCTGAGGATGACTGCTGCCGGAGGGGAGACCACACGGCGTGGTGATCACAgtgtctcattattattattattattattattctgtcttGTTCGGTGGCGCACCTGTCACAGCGGCCCGGGGAAAGGAGGCGCGTgctgtttagtttagtttaggctCTTTTTTAAGTTGAGGAAGCAacttaagggcaaaaaaaaggaaaataaagaagagtccGCTCGGCGCTGCCCCTGTAAAGATTTTGTTGTGCTGCTTTAGGGCAAGTCCAGTGGAAACACGGAGCCCAGAGCAACGAGCAGTAAAAATCTCTTGCCAGGCGGTCCAGTCACTAAACCGGACCCCCGATAAATGcagcggggaggcggtggccgagtggtcagcgtgagtGCATGGGGAGCCCGTGGACcttggttcgagtcccaccaaaacacgctgatttttcaagtcatcgccgagtggcggaagattgccCGCATGCTGTCCGGATCCTCAGTCAACCTCACCTTCAACGACTTCGATCAGGAGGAGCAcctggggcagcatgggccaagcaagggtCGTATACCACGGCAGCAACTACAAATAAAATTCATCTGCGCCACtaccgggctggggtcgtccaagaagTCCCTTAATTAAGAGAGGCTCCCGGGGCTAcaggcagcacataaaaaaaatataataaaaaagtagcCAAAGCTATAGAACACAAGATACCAGACTTTCGGACTCTATTGGCTGTGCagtgttcgagtgtgtgtgtgtgtgtgtatgtgtgtatgtgtgtcttacAGTAAAAGAAGCAGTTCAAggtaaaaaattaataaaaacaaaaatagccCGCTGCCTCTGCTCCtatagaagaaagtaaagagtggccgaaGGAGCGGTCACTtacggatggagaggtgtcttgatgctctcctctcctctgattGAAGACTGCGAACACTGAGGGCGAGACGCATGGAAACCATAACCATCTATCCTCGTGCTGCAGCGGAGGGCCATGGCGTCAGGAAGGTTGAGGAAGCGACGCCGAAGTTGGGTAGTTATTTATTATTCAGGGACAGGACCAACAGCTCTTAATGAGGGGCAATCAGCGCCTAATCCTCTTCCCTTCGAGATACTTTAAGAACACGTTGGATATGCAGAATAGAACATCCAACTtaaatgtctcttttttttttcagaacaagtcaaaggcaaaaaacaaaaagaaaaaacaaaagccaGTAAAAAACAAAGtctgaagaaacaaaaaaaagctcaaaaaggcaaaaaaatatgTTGAAAGCAAAAGTCCGGAAAAAAGtcccaaaaaagacaaaaaaaaaaaagaacagcccGATATAAAAGCCGCGTGTGAATACAATAATCGCCTCTCCTCTGCTTGAAGACTGGAACATTGAGGGCGAGACGACCGAACGACGATCCTTTATCCTCGTGCTGTCGCGGATGGCCACAGCGTCAGCAAGACAGAGGAAGCGATGCCGTAGTTGGATATTTTGGCATTATTGAGGGACAGGACCAATAGCTCTTAATGAAGGGGCAACCAGTGCTTAATCCTCTCCCTTTCAATATACTTTATGACCAGACTGGAATTGCAGCGGAACATGCTGCTAAAATGTGTCAGGCATAACGTGTATATGCACTAATCTACCACCATTATGCGTGGTTAAAGTTACTCCTGAAAAGGGGAAGACAGCCTTTACCAATGTGCTGGCCTCTGGAGTAACTGTTTCTGGGACGGTTTTCCTTCCTTAGAAGAAAGGGTCTTCAAGAATGAGAAGACGTCCGTTGCACAGCCTTGGTGTTTGAAGTTCCTCAGGGCACGGACACGCCCACCCTTCACTCTCAGGACGTCCTTGACCGGTCCTTGGCACTGTTCCGGGAATCACTGTCTTGAGGGAAGCAGTGACCAAAGACCACAGCCCGTGAAGATAGGCGCGACGCACGTGACGCAACGCGCGGCAGAGTATATAAGGCCGCGCCGCGCCGGTCCACGCCACAACACAGCCGCTCAgcgccactccaccacctccaccacaatgaCTCCCCTCCAAGTAAGCCGCCTCCGCCAGCTACTTCTGCTGTGCCGCCGGCGGCGTCGCCCGCCATCGCTTCTGTGACAAGTGTTTGTGGCCCTGACTGTACCCGCAACAGCTACATTCCCCCCTAACAGTGTTGTGTTTCAGGTCGTGCTCttcttcgccgccgccgccgccctggtcgccgccgcgccccgccctgACGGCCCCCCCTCCTACGGGCCGCCGCCCCCACACTACAAGGAGCCCGGCATGCCCTTCGACTTCGCCTACGCCGTCAAGGACGACTACACCGGCAACGACTTCTCCCACGACGAGAGCAGCGACGGTCACGTGACCAGCGGCTCCTACCAGGTGCTGCTGCCCGACGGCCGCCGCCAAATCGTGACCTTCACCGCCGACCACGACGCCGGCTACATCGCCGACGTGGCCTACGAGGGCGAGGCCACCtaccccgccgccgcccccgcctacgggccccccgccccccccgcctaCGGACCCCCCGCCTACGCCTAGGCCCTCCCGGCAGCCCCGCCGCCCCCTAGTCCCGTCCAGTAAATTattgacccccccccaccccccacccccccgcggcCACAATGCTCATGTAAATAAACAGTCAACATTACCACCCACCTGTTGCCTGACCCACACGCCGGCTAATGCAAAACGAAGGCAAACACATTAGAGAAAAACTGACCAAATTTTGCCTTTCCTGACGCTGTCCCTTACAAAGTGGAAGGTCACCGCATTCTCGCCATCGAAGGTCATAGCTACGTTGTGTTGTCGCGGCTACAACAACAACCTTACCGAGTGTCACCTGGTAAGCTTCAGCTCATTTCAAATACAGCAGCAAACTGCAT comes from Eriocheir sinensis breed Jianghai 21 chromosome 49, ASM2467909v1, whole genome shotgun sequence and encodes:
- the LOC126981791 gene encoding cuticle protein 19-like isoform X6, which codes for MTSLQVVLFFAAAAALAAAAPRPDGPPSYGPPPPHYKEPGMPFDFAYAVKDDYTGNDFSHDESSDGHVTKGSYQVLLPDGRRQIVTFTADHDAGYIADVAYEGEATYPAAAPAYGPPAPPAYGPPAYA
- the LOC126981791 gene encoding cuticle protein 19-like isoform X5, coding for MTSLQVVLFFAAAAALAAAAPRPDGPPSYGPPPPHYKEPGMPFDFAYAVKDDYTGNDFSHDESSDGHVTKGSYQVLLPDGRRQIVTFTADHDAGYIADVAYEGKATYPAAAPAYGPPAPPAYGPPAYA
- the LOC126981791 gene encoding cuticle protein 19-like isoform X4, which gives rise to MTPLQVVLFFAAAAALVAAAPRPDGPPSYGPPPPHYKEPGMPFDFAYAVKDDYTGNDFSHDESSDGHVTSGSYQVLLPDGRRQIVTFTADHDAGYIADVAYEGEATYPAAAPAYGPPAPPAYGPPAYA